TCATTGCTGCGGGCAAGCGGCAGGCGGATCGAGCTGGGGAAGGCGATCGTGATGGGATTCTCCGGGGAGTACGTCGTTGAAGAACACGGCATGTTCCTGGAGTTCTGCAGCCTGCGGGAGTGGGAGAATCGGGGAGGTAGAGCGACCAAGTGGAGATTCCATCTCACCGTTGAGGAAACGGTGTGGGTCGTGCTCGCGTGCCAGTGGCGGAAGCCGGAAGAAGTCGCGCAGGCCCTGCGCGAGGAGGTGGCAATCATTCTCCACGGCTCGCTGGACTCGCATGACCCGATCAATAGGAAGCGGAGAGAGTAGCGTACGAACGAGGCAGTCCCGCATTACGGGACTGCCTCGAACTCGTTTCAAGATTTGTTGACGCCCTAGGATTTTCTCGCTATGCTGGTTGCAGATTGGTTTAGGTTTCAGTTGGAGGATGCTCGCGTGGTAGATAACAGCGACTTCGACGGCGCAAAATGGCGATGCGCAGACGAATTCGCCAAGTTCTGGGATGGCCCGGAGGGTGTGGCGGCTCGGGCGGTACTCAAGGAGCGTAAGAAGACAATCACGATCGGGAAGGAGGAATGGACTGGCGGTTGGCACACCTTCGTGCTCGATGGGCAGGGTCACACGGACTATTCGGATGGGGGATCGCGTTCTAACCCGCTGACGGCCTTCGGTATCGTGTCGTTGTGGCTGGTGCAGGATGCGTCACGTAAGCCAAGCGACTTCATGCCCTGGCTGGATGCGGAACTTGCGAAGGCGAAGTCTCCACGCCCATGGTGGAAGTGGTGGGGATAGCGGAACGAGCGTGTATGCGCGGGGCAGAGTCCGGAACATCGGACCCTGCCCCGAACCATTTTTGTTGACGCTTCTCGATTTTCCCGATATGCTGGTTGCAGATTCGTTTAGTGGTTCCAGTTGGAGATATACTGATGAGCGCGTTTGCCGGGAGATGTCGTCGCGCTGCCGATCGGTATCGGCGGAATCGCGATTGTTTCATTCCCAACATCAAGTATCCGCCGGACGTGGAGTCCGAGATTCAGGACGCCGCGGAGAAATTCCAGAAGTTCTGGGACGGGGCGGATGGCGAGGCCGCTCGGAAGATGCTCAAGGAGAGCGGGAAGTTCGTGGAGTTCGGCCGCGACGAGCACGGAGTGGTGGACTTTTTCCATGGTGAGGGTCACCACCGGATGTTCGGCACCTTGCTGGTGCAGACGAACCCCTACGCCTCCTATGGCATCGTCCGTAGTTGGTTGGAGAGCGAGCCGGGCCGTGAGCCCAAGGGGTTCATGCCATGGCTCAAGTCGAAGCTCTGGGAGATCGTTGACGCTGCGCCGAAGCCGAAGAGGGCGAGGAAACCGAAGAAGCCGGCGGCGTATGCGGTGTCGGATGGCACGGCGGGTTGCGAGCGACAGGGCTAGTTACGTGCGGGACGAGTCCGATGGACTCGTCCCGAACTTATTTTTAATCTCGGTTGACGCTTCTGAGCTTTCTCGTTATGCTGGTTGCAGAATCTCTTAGTGGTTCCAGTTGGAGGTACAGATATGAGCGTTGAACTTTGCGACAGTGCATCGCTCGACGAGGTGGAGGCGGCGGTTGAGGGCTTTCTGAAAAGTCCTGAGGGCGTAGTTGCTCTCGAGAAGATCAGGGTCGCGGGGAGTTGTCTCACAATCAACAATCTCCGCACGCACGCGGACGTGCTTTGCGAAGGAGGCTTTTGTATGGATGTGCCGTATTTCGGAATGCACTGCTTCGGATCCGGCCGTCCGTTGAAGACTATCATCGCGGACTGGGCAGCGAAAGTTCGTCGCCCGGCTTCGGTCTTCTTGCCGGCATTGAAGGCCGGACTCGACAAGATCGGCAAGGCGAGTGGCAAGTAGCGTTCGAACGGGGCAGAGTCCGAGACATCGGACCCTGCCCCGATCCATTTTCGACAGACGCGCTGTGAATTGTTACACTATAAATGAAGTTAAATATTGCGAATCATTGTAGTGGTTCGACAAGCTCACCAACTATTATATCCTGAGTTTATCGAAGGATTTCCATTGCTCATGTTTCGAATTCCAAAACTCGTTTCCGATCCCATTCTCGGCCTTGTTGATATCGGGCCGGTGTTGCCAATGGTTGACGCGCGGCCGTTTCAGGAACTTGCTTTCAAGCACCAACTTGGGCTTACATTTTTGCTCTATCCCGGAGCAACGCATACGCGCAAAGAACATTCGTTCGGCGCATATCAGCGCACTAAAGTGTTGATGGAGGAGTGGCTTGCGAAGGATTTTGTGACGAAAGACGAAGCCACAACCGTCGCCGCATACGCCTTGTATCACGACATCGGGCACGGCCCGTTTTCGCACGCCGTTGAATCATTACGCAAAATTGACCATAAGGAATACGGGCTGAAGCTCGTGAAAGGACTAAAAAAAGAAATTGAGTCCGCGGGCGTAAATTACAAACTTTTCATTGAGCTCTTTGAACGCAAACACCCGCTCTATGCGGCGGTCGCGGACCGCAACCTCGGCACCGACAAGTTGGACTACTTGGAGCGCGACGCATTCTACACCATCCGCGAAGGCCCGGGCGTGGATTATCTTTCAAAATATATTTATTTTGTTGACGGCCACGTGGTGATTGACGAGCATGCGATTGATGAAACAAAAGCCATTCAGGAGTTCTATATTAAAATCACTAAAAATGTCTATTTGCGGAAGCGCGCCATCATTTTGCAGGGGCTGATGCAGGCGATGACGTATCAACTGCTGGAGGACGGTTTGTCGCTTGCAACGCTCTATACATTGACGGACTTCGGACTTTTGGGCCGGTTTGAACTCTCCAAAAATTCGTATGTGCAGTTTGGCTACCAATGTTTGCTTGGCGGACATTTCCCGAAAACCGCGATTGAGCTTAAAGACGCGCAGTTTGTGGGCACGGTCACTTCGGCTGGAAAACTGATGGCAATCCGCGCGATCACGAGCGCCGAGATGCAGGGGTTAAAAGATCTGGGATTATCGCATGATTTTCCCGCGCTCCGCGCAATGGAGGCGCATGTGGCAAAACTCGCCGGAGTCCCGGTGCAAGAAATTCTCATCGTTCCGCCGCTCTTCACCGAACGGCTGCACATTGAGGACGTCCGCATCTATCGCGCCGGAGGGAAAGTGGATTTAATGAGCGCC
This sequence is a window from bacterium. Protein-coding genes within it:
- a CDS encoding HD domain-containing protein, whose product is MFRIPKLVSDPILGLVDIGPVLPMVDARPFQELAFKHQLGLTFLLYPGATHTRKEHSFGAYQRTKVLMEEWLAKDFVTKDEATTVAAYALYHDIGHGPFSHAVESLRKIDHKEYGLKLVKGLKKEIESAGVNYKLFIELFERKHPLYAAVADRNLGTDKLDYLERDAFYTIREGPGVDYLSKYIYFVDGHVVIDEHAIDETKAIQEFYIKITKNVYLRKRAIILQGLMQAMTYQLLEDGLSLATLYTLTDFGLLGRFELSKNSYVQFGYQCLLGGHFPKTAIELKDAQFVGTVTSAGKLMAIRAITSAEMQGLKDLGLSHDFPALRAMEAHVAKLAGVPVQEILIVPPLFTERLHIEDVRIYRAGGKVDLMSAVYPHHFRAMEEHAMSYDGFRVCAFGDAREKVQKKSKAIVDYILSLLR